In Pengzhenrongella sicca, a single genomic region encodes these proteins:
- a CDS encoding inorganic diphosphatase gives MEFDVTIEIPKGQRNKYEMDHATGRIRLDRMLFTSTRYPDDYGFIDGTLGEDGDPLDALVLLEEPTFPGCLIRCRALGMFRMRDEAGGDDKVLCVPAGDQRASWRQDIDDVSDFHRLEIQHFFEVYKDLEPGKSVEGAHWVGRDDAEAEIQRSRQRAIDTGYYANGH, from the coding sequence GTGGAGTTCGACGTCACGATCGAGATCCCGAAGGGTCAGCGCAACAAGTACGAGATGGACCATGCGACCGGGCGGATCCGCCTCGACCGCATGCTGTTCACCTCGACGCGCTACCCGGACGACTACGGCTTCATCGACGGCACCCTGGGCGAGGACGGCGACCCGCTCGACGCGCTCGTGCTCCTGGAGGAGCCCACCTTCCCGGGCTGCCTGATCCGGTGCCGCGCGCTCGGCATGTTCCGCATGCGCGACGAGGCCGGCGGCGACGACAAGGTGCTGTGCGTGCCGGCCGGCGACCAGCGCGCGAGCTGGCGCCAGGACATCGACGACGTGTCCGACTTCCACCGCCTCGAGATCCAGCACTTCTTCGAGGTCTACAAGGACCTCGAGCCGGGCAAGTCCGTCGAGGGCGCCCACTGGGTCGGCCGCGATGACGCCGAGGCGGAGATCCAGCGCTCACGCCAGCGCGCGATCGACACCGGCTACTACGCGAACGGTCACTGA
- the dacB gene encoding D-alanyl-D-alanine carboxypeptidase/D-alanyl-D-alanine endopeptidase: MGRAGRVTGVAALVVLLGAGGYGTADAYDLVPGIVTLAPSPAPPEPFPTAPGAVPAPAPTGVLADLATDAPVPAADRVAGLLAALVADTRLGPSVGAVVVDQLTGDVLAEHDAAGAHTPASTAKLVTAVAALSAIGADETVRTAVVRGGDGEIVLVGGGDMMLAAGAGDLTTVNGRAGLADLATSVAHELALAGTTTVTLGVDDTLFSGPAVSPGWDASDLSNGFTAPISALAVDIAALRDDVDYPPREADPALAAARQFATALAAAGITVSGAPTRTTATAGAVELGAVESAPLGEVVEYFLTSSDNAITEVVARLVALDAGLPASFDGATEAVLAQVRQLGVDTTGARLVDASGLADGSALPATTLLGLLRAITDPGHPELREVAVGMPIGGLRGTLSDRFLASPARGLVRAKTGSLTGVTSLAGTVVSADGRQLLFVVLADQTPAGGQGGPRQAIDAFVGQLAACGCS, encoded by the coding sequence ATGGGCAGGGCCGGCAGGGTCACCGGGGTCGCCGCGCTCGTCGTGCTGCTCGGCGCCGGCGGCTACGGGACGGCCGACGCCTACGACCTGGTGCCCGGGATCGTCACGCTCGCGCCGTCGCCGGCCCCGCCCGAGCCGTTCCCGACCGCGCCCGGGGCCGTCCCCGCGCCCGCGCCCACGGGCGTGCTCGCGGACCTGGCGACGGACGCGCCGGTGCCGGCGGCGGACCGAGTCGCCGGGCTGCTGGCGGCCCTGGTCGCGGACACCCGGCTCGGCCCGTCGGTCGGCGCCGTCGTGGTCGACCAGCTGACGGGCGACGTCCTGGCCGAGCACGACGCCGCCGGAGCGCACACGCCGGCGTCGACCGCGAAGCTGGTCACCGCGGTCGCGGCGCTCAGCGCGATCGGGGCCGACGAGACCGTGCGCACGGCCGTGGTGCGCGGCGGCGACGGCGAGATCGTGCTCGTCGGGGGCGGCGACATGATGCTGGCGGCGGGCGCGGGCGACCTCACCACGGTCAACGGGCGGGCCGGCCTCGCCGATCTCGCCACCTCGGTCGCGCACGAGCTCGCCCTCGCCGGGACGACGACGGTCACCCTCGGCGTCGACGACACCCTGTTCTCCGGGCCCGCCGTCAGCCCGGGCTGGGACGCGAGCGACCTGTCCAACGGCTTCACCGCGCCGATCAGCGCCCTCGCGGTCGACATCGCCGCGCTGCGCGACGACGTCGACTACCCGCCGCGCGAGGCCGACCCCGCCCTCGCGGCCGCGCGGCAGTTCGCCACCGCGCTCGCGGCCGCCGGGATCACCGTCTCCGGTGCGCCGACCCGGACTACGGCCACCGCGGGAGCCGTCGAGCTCGGCGCGGTCGAGTCCGCACCCCTGGGCGAGGTCGTGGAGTACTTCCTCACGTCGTCCGACAACGCGATCACCGAGGTGGTCGCGCGGCTCGTCGCGCTCGACGCGGGCCTGCCCGCGAGCTTCGACGGCGCGACCGAGGCGGTGCTCGCGCAGGTCCGCCAGCTCGGGGTCGACACGACGGGTGCTCGCCTCGTGGATGCCAGCGGGCTCGCGGACGGGTCGGCGCTGCCGGCCACGACCCTGCTCGGCCTCCTGCGGGCGATCACCGACCCCGGCCACCCCGAGCTGCGGGAGGTCGCGGTCGGGATGCCGATCGGCGGGCTCCGCGGGACGCTCAGCGACCGCTTCCTCGCCTCGCCGGCGCGCGGGCTCGTGCGCGCGAAGACGGGCAGCCTGACCGGGGTCACCTCCCTCGCCGGCACGGTGGTCAGCGCCGACGGCCGCCAGCTGCTGTTCGTCGTGCTCGCGGACCAGACGCCGGCGGGCGGGCAGGGCGGCCCGCGCCAGGCGATCGACGCGTTCGTCGGGCAGCTCGCCGCCTGCGGCTGCAGCTGA
- a CDS encoding zinc-dependent metalloprotease: MSSNPHADAAPDAAASAAVPSPVNWPLAARLAERLVRPGPESDRGEAIALVEGLRAAAAAAAGHVSRITGLVPADGSDPAVAGVSRVLVLDRPGWARANTEILAALTADVAIRPGGKVPSRATRAAGAAEAAGVLALLSGKVLGQFDPFSRRPEAGAGATVPGRLLLIAPNVLQVERDLNVVPADFRLWVALHEQTHALQFAAAPWLAEHLRERIGALLGDLTREQGGDAERVRAFVGLVARLVRGDDDGSGLDALLQPDERRVLAEVSAVMALLEGHADVAMDAVGRAVVPTVRQIRARFESRRSAPGRRGPADRVLRRLLGLDQKLAQYREGAAFVRAVTGAVGQDGLNAAWLEPANLPQSREIVDPRAWVRRVHG; encoded by the coding sequence ATGAGCTCGAACCCGCACGCCGACGCCGCCCCCGACGCGGCGGCGTCCGCGGCAGTTCCCAGCCCGGTGAACTGGCCGCTCGCGGCGCGCCTCGCCGAGCGGCTGGTCCGGCCTGGCCCGGAGTCCGACCGCGGGGAGGCCATCGCCCTCGTCGAGGGCCTGCGCGCGGCGGCGGCCGCGGCGGCCGGGCACGTCTCGCGGATCACCGGCCTCGTCCCCGCCGACGGCTCGGACCCCGCGGTGGCCGGCGTCTCCCGCGTCCTCGTGCTCGACCGCCCGGGCTGGGCCCGCGCGAACACCGAGATCCTCGCCGCGCTCACCGCCGACGTCGCGATCCGGCCGGGCGGGAAGGTCCCCTCGCGCGCGACTCGGGCCGCCGGCGCCGCGGAGGCCGCGGGCGTGCTCGCGCTGCTGTCGGGGAAGGTGCTCGGCCAGTTCGACCCGTTCAGCCGGCGGCCCGAGGCGGGCGCGGGCGCAACGGTGCCGGGCCGGCTCCTGCTGATCGCGCCGAACGTGCTGCAGGTCGAGCGTGACCTCAACGTCGTCCCGGCGGACTTTCGCCTGTGGGTCGCCCTGCACGAGCAGACGCACGCGCTGCAGTTCGCGGCCGCGCCGTGGCTCGCCGAGCACCTGCGCGAGCGGATCGGCGCGCTGCTGGGCGACCTCACCCGCGAGCAGGGCGGCGACGCGGAGCGGGTCCGCGCCTTCGTCGGGCTCGTCGCGCGGCTGGTGCGCGGCGACGACGACGGGTCCGGCCTCGACGCGCTGCTGCAGCCCGACGAGCGGCGGGTCCTCGCCGAGGTCAGCGCCGTGATGGCGCTGCTCGAGGGGCACGCCGACGTCGCGATGGACGCCGTCGGCCGCGCCGTCGTGCCGACCGTCCGCCAGATCCGCGCCCGGTTCGAGTCCCGCCGGTCCGCCCCGGGCCGCCGCGGCCCGGCGGACCGCGTGCTGCGCCGGCTGCTCGGCCTGGACCAGAAGCTCGCGCAGTACCGCGAGGGCGCCGCGTTCGTGCGGGCGGTGACCGGCGCGGTCGGGCAGGACGGCCTCAACGCGGCCTGGCTCGAGCCCGCGAACCTGCCGCAGTCGCGCGAGATCGTGGACCCGCGCGCGTGGGTCCGGCGCGTCCATGGCTGA
- the tilS gene encoding tRNA lysidine(34) synthetase TilS produces the protein MTGPPPAVAAARVAVRADLADLPPGALVLVACSGGPDSLALAATTAFVSARAGLRAGAVVVDHGLQAGSADVARDAARACRDLGLDPVRVVAVEVGGGGGPEAAARSARYTALEAAATELGAAAVLLGHTLDDQAETVLLALARGSGARSLAGMPARRGSLRRPLLGLRREQTLAVCAALGLAPWHDPTNGGPCAPVAPAAASAQTAAAGPAQRRREVRHRVLPLLEDVLGPGVALALARTGDQLREDAEALEALAATLLAAAEAAAAETTAAGPAGADPAGAGLDVDLLAAAPAAVRRRALRLAAIGAGCPPGALHRAHVLAMDALVTAWHGQAGVDLPGRIALARACGRLTFHNPQY, from the coding sequence ATGACGGGGCCGCCCCCGGCGGTCGCCGCGGCCCGGGTCGCGGTGCGGGCCGACCTCGCTGACCTGCCCCCGGGCGCGCTCGTGCTCGTGGCGTGCTCGGGCGGGCCGGACTCGCTCGCGCTCGCCGCGACGACGGCGTTCGTCTCGGCGCGCGCCGGGCTGCGTGCCGGCGCCGTCGTCGTCGACCACGGGCTCCAGGCGGGCAGCGCGGACGTCGCGCGCGACGCCGCGCGGGCCTGCCGGGACCTCGGGCTCGACCCGGTCCGGGTCGTGGCGGTCGAGGTCGGCGGCGGCGGCGGGCCGGAGGCCGCGGCCCGGTCGGCCCGGTACACCGCGCTCGAGGCCGCGGCGACCGAGCTCGGCGCCGCCGCGGTGCTGCTCGGGCACACGCTTGACGACCAGGCGGAGACGGTGCTGCTCGCGCTGGCCCGGGGGTCGGGCGCGCGCTCGCTCGCGGGCATGCCCGCGCGCCGCGGGTCGCTGCGCCGGCCCCTGCTCGGCCTGCGCCGCGAGCAGACCCTGGCGGTCTGCGCCGCGCTCGGCCTCGCCCCGTGGCACGACCCGACCAACGGCGGGCCTTGCGCCCCCGTGGCGCCCGCGGCGGCGTCGGCGCAGACCGCCGCGGCGGGGCCCGCGCAGCGCCGCCGCGAGGTCCGCCACCGCGTGCTCCCGCTGCTCGAGGACGTGCTCGGGCCGGGCGTGGCCCTCGCCCTCGCGCGGACGGGCGACCAGCTCCGTGAGGACGCCGAGGCCCTCGAGGCGCTCGCGGCCACGCTGCTCGCGGCGGCCGAGGCCGCGGCGGCCGAGACCACGGCGGCCGGGCCTGCGGGGGCGGACCCTGCCGGGGCGGGGCTCGACGTCGACCTGCTCGCCGCCGCGCCGGCCGCGGTGCGCCGGCGGGCGCTGCGCCTGGCAGCGATCGGCGCGGGCTGCCCGCCGGGGGCGCTGCACCGCGCGCACGTGCTCGCGATGGACGCGCTCGTGACCGCGTGGCACGGCCAGGCCGGCGTCGATCTGCCCGGCCGAATCGCCCTGGCGCGCGCATGTGGGAGGCTGACCTTTCACAACCCCCAGTACTGA
- the hpt gene encoding hypoxanthine phosphoribosyltransferase: protein MDAADMGDDLERVLLTEEQLGVRLDEMAAQIDADYAGKSVLLVGVLKGAVMVMADLARRLHCQVDMDWMAVSSYGSGTKSSGVVRILKDLDADLHGRHVLIVEDIIDSGLTLSWLLSNLRSRGPESVEIATMLRKPDAAKVEVDVRYVGFEIPNEFVVGFGLDYGERYRNLPFVGTLAPHVYSH from the coding sequence GTGGACGCTGCGGACATGGGTGACGACCTTGAGCGAGTTCTCCTGACGGAGGAGCAGCTCGGGGTGCGGCTCGATGAGATGGCGGCCCAGATCGACGCCGACTACGCCGGCAAGTCGGTGCTCCTGGTCGGCGTGCTCAAGGGCGCTGTCATGGTGATGGCGGATCTTGCGCGCCGCCTGCACTGCCAGGTGGACATGGACTGGATGGCGGTCTCGTCCTACGGCTCCGGCACCAAGTCCTCCGGGGTCGTGCGCATCCTCAAGGACCTCGACGCCGACCTGCACGGGCGCCACGTCCTGATCGTCGAGGACATCATCGATTCGGGGCTGACCCTGTCCTGGCTGCTGTCCAACCTGCGCAGCCGCGGCCCGGAGAGCGTCGAGATCGCGACCATGCTCCGCAAGCCCGACGCGGCCAAGGTCGAGGTCGACGTGCGCTACGTCGGCTTCGAGATCCCGAACGAGTTCGTGGTCGGCTTCGGCCTGGACTACGGGGAGCGGTACCGCAACCTGCCGTTCGTCGGCACGCTCGCCCCGCACGTCTACAGCCACTGA
- the ftsH gene encoding ATP-dependent zinc metalloprotease FtsH yields MNLKRLIRGPALWIVLGVAILWIAASTLLAPTVQRVDTSVGLELLADGKVDQALITDGEQRVDLTLTKDYVVGDENKGKSVEFYYVAPQGEAIVAAVADANPDGGFNSDVPKQSWWASLLSLLLPFIIILAIFWFLMSNMQGGGSKVMSFGKSKAKLVNKESPQVSFADVAGVDEAVEELVEIKEFLAEPAKFQAVGAKIPKGVLLYGQPGTGKTLLARAVAGEAGVPFYSISGSDFVEMFVGVGASRVRDLFEQAKQNAPAIIFIDEIDAVGRHRGAGMGGGHDEREQTLNQMLVEMDGFDANANVILIAATNRPDILDPALLRPGRFDRQVAVDPPDLKGRAQILTVHAKGKPMAPVVDLEAVARRTPGFTGADLANVLNEAALLTARTGGQLIGDHELDEAIDRVIAGPQKRTRIMKLAQQKITAYHEGGHAIVAAALRYTDPVTKVTILPRGRALGYTMVMPLEDKYSTTRNELLDTLAYSMGGRVAEELVFHDPTTGASNDIEKATETARTMVTQFGMSEKIGAIKLGQGSGEVFMGRDMGHGREYSETVAALVDVEVRRLIEAAHDEAWSILVEYREVLDDLVLQLLEHETLNQAELATIFAPIVKRDARDIWLSSEERAVSHRPPVLTADERATLNGNPPLPQDQAAAAKDEHPAAVIVEVPPGEFPGAGLQD; encoded by the coding sequence ATGAATCTCAAGCGCCTCATCCGCGGCCCCGCGCTGTGGATCGTCCTGGGAGTCGCGATCCTCTGGATCGCCGCCTCCACCCTGCTGGCCCCGACCGTGCAGCGCGTCGACACGTCCGTAGGGCTCGAGCTGCTCGCCGACGGCAAGGTCGACCAGGCCCTGATCACCGACGGGGAGCAGCGGGTCGACCTCACGCTGACCAAGGACTACGTCGTCGGCGACGAGAACAAGGGCAAGAGCGTCGAGTTCTACTACGTCGCGCCGCAGGGTGAGGCGATCGTGGCCGCGGTCGCCGACGCGAACCCGGACGGCGGGTTCAACTCCGACGTGCCGAAGCAGTCGTGGTGGGCGAGCCTGCTGAGCCTCCTGCTGCCGTTCATCATCATCCTGGCGATCTTCTGGTTCCTCATGTCCAACATGCAGGGCGGCGGGTCGAAGGTGATGAGCTTCGGCAAGTCGAAGGCGAAGCTGGTCAACAAGGAGTCCCCGCAGGTCAGCTTCGCCGACGTCGCGGGCGTCGACGAGGCGGTCGAGGAGCTCGTCGAGATCAAAGAGTTCCTCGCCGAGCCGGCCAAGTTCCAGGCCGTCGGCGCGAAGATCCCCAAGGGCGTGCTGCTGTACGGCCAGCCCGGCACAGGCAAGACCCTGCTGGCCCGCGCGGTCGCGGGCGAGGCCGGGGTGCCGTTCTACTCGATCTCCGGGTCGGACTTCGTCGAGATGTTCGTCGGCGTCGGCGCGAGCCGCGTGCGCGACCTGTTCGAGCAGGCCAAGCAGAACGCCCCGGCGATCATCTTCATCGACGAGATCGACGCCGTCGGCCGCCACCGCGGCGCCGGCATGGGCGGCGGCCACGACGAGCGCGAGCAGACCCTCAACCAGATGCTGGTCGAGATGGACGGCTTCGACGCCAACGCGAACGTCATCCTCATCGCGGCCACCAACCGGCCCGACATCCTCGACCCCGCGCTGCTGCGGCCCGGCCGGTTCGACCGGCAGGTCGCGGTGGACCCGCCCGACCTCAAGGGCCGCGCGCAGATCCTCACCGTGCACGCCAAGGGCAAGCCGATGGCGCCCGTCGTCGACCTCGAGGCCGTCGCCCGGCGCACCCCGGGCTTCACCGGCGCGGACCTCGCGAACGTCCTGAACGAGGCCGCGCTGCTGACCGCCCGCACGGGCGGCCAGCTCATCGGCGACCACGAGCTCGACGAGGCGATCGATCGCGTGATCGCGGGCCCGCAGAAGCGCACCCGCATCATGAAGCTCGCGCAGCAGAAGATCACGGCGTACCACGAGGGCGGGCACGCGATCGTGGCCGCCGCGCTGCGCTACACCGACCCGGTCACGAAGGTGACGATCCTGCCGCGCGGGCGCGCCCTCGGCTACACCATGGTGATGCCGCTCGAGGACAAGTACTCGACCACCCGCAACGAGCTGCTCGACACGCTCGCGTACTCGATGGGCGGCCGCGTCGCGGAGGAGCTCGTCTTCCACGACCCGACCACGGGCGCCTCCAACGACATCGAGAAGGCCACCGAGACCGCTCGCACGATGGTCACGCAGTTCGGCATGAGCGAGAAGATCGGCGCGATCAAGCTCGGCCAGGGCTCCGGCGAGGTTTTCATGGGCCGCGACATGGGTCACGGCCGCGAGTACTCCGAGACGGTCGCCGCCCTCGTCGACGTCGAGGTCCGGCGCCTGATCGAGGCCGCGCACGACGAGGCGTGGTCGATCCTGGTGGAGTACCGCGAGGTGCTCGACGACCTCGTGCTCCAGCTCCTGGAGCACGAGACCCTCAACCAGGCCGAGCTCGCCACGATCTTCGCGCCGATCGTCAAGCGGGACGCGCGCGACATCTGGCTCTCGTCCGAGGAGCGCGCCGTCTCGCACCGGCCTCCGGTGCTCACGGCGGACGAGCGGGCTACCCTCAACGGGAACCCACCGCTGCCGCAGGACCAGGCCGCGGCCGCCAAGGACGAGCACCCCGCGGCGGTCATCGTCGAGGTGCCGCCGGGCGAGTTCCCCGGGGCCGGGCTGCAGGACTGA
- the folE gene encoding GTP cyclohydrolase I FolE — translation MTSTEVSKVSASYDGARVEAAIRELLIAVGEDPDREGLRETPSRVARAYAETFAGLRQSAADVLSTTFDLGHEEMVLVKDIEVYSTCEHHLVPFHGVAHVGYIPSVNGRVAGLSKLARLVDVFARRPQVQERLTSQIADALVEYLEPAGAIVVIECEHLCMSMRGVRKPGSRTVTSAVRGQMRDIATRAEAMSLIIGR, via the coding sequence GTGACGTCCACGGAGGTATCCAAGGTCTCGGCGTCGTACGACGGAGCGCGGGTCGAGGCCGCGATCCGCGAGCTGCTCATCGCGGTCGGCGAGGACCCCGACCGCGAGGGGCTGCGCGAGACGCCGTCGCGGGTGGCGCGCGCCTACGCCGAGACGTTCGCCGGCCTGCGCCAGAGCGCGGCCGACGTGCTCAGCACGACGTTCGACCTCGGGCACGAGGAGATGGTGCTGGTCAAGGACATCGAGGTGTACTCGACGTGCGAGCACCACCTCGTGCCCTTCCACGGCGTCGCGCACGTCGGGTACATCCCCTCGGTCAACGGCCGCGTCGCCGGGCTGAGCAAGCTGGCCCGGCTGGTCGACGTCTTCGCCCGGCGCCCCCAGGTTCAGGAGCGCCTGACGTCCCAGATCGCCGACGCGCTCGTGGAGTACCTCGAGCCGGCCGGCGCGATCGTCGTGATCGAGTGCGAGCACCTGTGCATGTCGATGCGCGGCGTCCGCAAGCCCGGATCCCGGACCGTCACGTCCGCCGTCCGTGGGCAGATGAGGGACATCGCGACGCGGGCCGAGGCCATGAGCCTCATCATCGGCCGGTGA
- the folP gene encoding dihydropteroate synthase — protein sequence MPVTVTPLPASPAGLPQRLRDLRRTLVMGVVNVTPDSFSDGGRWFEPGAAVRHGLTLLADGADLVDVGGESTRPGAGRVPVAAELERVLPVVEALVAEGAVVSIDTTRASVARAALDRGALVVNDVSGGLADPAMYAAIAQTGAVYVAMHWRGHADVMDSLDVYDDVVADVRSELAARLAELLAAGVRADQVVLDPGLGFAKPGSSNWPLLAHLEALASLSQPVLVGASRKRFLGHLLAGPGGEPVAPAARDDATVAVTALAAAAGAWCVRVHEVVGSAAAVRVAAAWTAAARTGAAGQLGRAFEGTIDDETRT from the coding sequence GTGCCTGTCACCGTCACACCGCTGCCCGCCTCGCCGGCCGGGCTGCCCCAGCGGCTCCGCGACCTGCGGCGCACGCTCGTCATGGGTGTCGTCAACGTGACCCCCGACTCGTTCTCCGACGGCGGCCGCTGGTTCGAGCCGGGCGCCGCCGTCCGGCACGGGCTCACGCTGCTCGCCGACGGCGCGGACCTCGTCGACGTCGGCGGGGAGTCGACCCGGCCGGGAGCCGGCCGGGTGCCGGTCGCCGCCGAGCTCGAACGGGTCCTGCCCGTCGTCGAGGCCCTCGTCGCCGAGGGCGCCGTCGTCAGCATCGACACCACGCGCGCGTCGGTCGCGCGCGCGGCGCTCGACCGGGGGGCGCTGGTGGTCAACGACGTCTCGGGCGGCCTCGCCGACCCCGCGATGTACGCGGCGATCGCCCAAACCGGCGCGGTCTATGTCGCGATGCACTGGCGCGGCCACGCGGACGTCATGGACTCCCTCGACGTGTACGACGACGTCGTCGCGGACGTGCGCAGCGAGCTCGCCGCGCGCCTGGCGGAGCTCCTGGCCGCTGGCGTGCGGGCGGACCAGGTCGTGCTGGATCCCGGGCTCGGCTTCGCCAAGCCCGGCTCGAGCAACTGGCCGTTGCTCGCGCATCTCGAAGCCCTCGCCTCCCTCAGCCAGCCGGTGCTGGTCGGCGCGTCCCGCAAGCGCTTCCTCGGCCACCTCCTCGCCGGACCCGGTGGAGAGCCGGTGGCCCCGGCCGCGCGGGACGACGCGACGGTGGCGGTCACCGCCCTCGCCGCCGCGGCGGGCGCGTGGTGCGTGCGGGTGCACGAGGTCGTGGGATCGGCCGCGGCGGTGCGGGTGGCGGCCGCGTGGACGGCGGCCGCCCGCACCGGCGCGGCCGGGCAGCTGGGCCGGGCATTCGAGGGAACGATCGACGACGAGACAAGGACGTGA